The Campylobacter concisus genome contains a region encoding:
- the leuC gene encoding 3-isopropylmalate dehydratase large subunit has product MKQTITEKIFSDHVGKEVGAGEIIESKIDMIIGNDITTPISIKQFERSGAKKLASPDGFAIVMDHYIPTKDILSANQAKISREFAYKHDLKNYFDEKDMGIEHALLPEKGLVIPGDVIIGADSHTCTHGALGAFSTGMGSTDLAYAMITGKNWFKVPESIKVIFKGKLDKHVYGKDLILEIIRQIGVDGALYKALEFSGEVIEGLSMDDRFSMCNMAIEAGAKSGIIAVDEITKEFLKDKNLRDKPKFFYSDEGAKYDKILEIDVTNLDPVIAYPFLPSNGKSVRQAVRDDLAIDQAFIGSCTNGRLSDLRIAAQILKGKKVARKTRLIITPATQKIARAAEKEGLIDIFIEAGAVVSNPTCGACLGGYMGILGANERCISTTNRNFVGRMGDRTSEIYLANSAVVAASAIAGKIADPRDL; this is encoded by the coding sequence ATGAAACAAACTATCACCGAGAAAATATTTTCAGATCACGTTGGCAAAGAGGTGGGCGCAGGAGAGATCATCGAAAGCAAGATCGATATGATCATAGGCAATGACATCACGACGCCTATTTCGATCAAGCAGTTTGAGCGAAGCGGCGCTAAAAAGCTAGCTAGCCCAGACGGCTTTGCCATAGTGATGGATCACTACATCCCGACAAAAGATATCCTAAGCGCAAATCAAGCCAAAATTTCACGCGAATTTGCCTACAAACACGACCTTAAAAACTATTTTGATGAAAAAGATATGGGCATCGAGCATGCACTTTTGCCTGAAAAGGGGCTAGTCATCCCAGGTGACGTCATCATCGGCGCAGACAGCCACACCTGTACACACGGCGCTCTTGGAGCGTTTAGCACTGGTATGGGTAGTACTGACCTAGCTTATGCGATGATCACTGGTAAAAACTGGTTTAAAGTGCCTGAGAGCATTAAAGTCATATTTAAAGGCAAGCTTGATAAGCACGTCTACGGTAAGGACCTTATCCTTGAGATCATCCGTCAAATAGGCGTTGATGGTGCACTTTACAAGGCGCTTGAGTTTAGTGGCGAGGTGATAGAGGGCCTTAGCATGGATGATAGATTTTCAATGTGTAATATGGCGATCGAAGCTGGTGCAAAGAGCGGTATCATCGCGGTTGATGAGATCACAAAAGAGTTTTTAAAAGATAAAAATTTACGTGATAAACCAAAATTTTTCTACTCAGACGAGGGCGCAAAATACGACAAAATTTTAGAGATCGATGTTACAAACCTTGATCCAGTCATCGCATATCCATTTTTACCAAGCAATGGCAAGAGCGTAAGACAGGCGGTTCGTGACGATTTAGCTATCGATCAAGCATTTATCGGTTCATGCACAAATGGCCGTCTAAGCGACCTACGTATCGCAGCACAAATTTTAAAAGGCAAAAAAGTAGCCCGCAAAACAAGGCTTATCATCACTCCAGCGACGCAAAAGATCGCAAGAGCTGCCGAAAAAGAGGGCTTAATTGACATTTTCATCGAAGCAGGAGCGGTTGTGAGCAATCCAACTTGTGGCGCTTGTCTTGGCGGATATATGGGAATTTTAGGTGCAAATGAGCGCTGCATCTCGACGACAAATAGAAATTTCGTAGGACGTATGGGCGATAGAACGAGTGAAATTTATCTAGCCAACTCAGCAGTTGTAGCAGCCTCAGCCATAGCAGGTAAAATCGCCGATCCAAGGGACTTATAA
- a CDS encoding SemiSWEET family transporter → MSEKNLQILGWIGTCLSVVMYFSYIPQIMGNLDGNKTPFIQPLAAALNCTIWTSYGLLKAKKDYPLSAANFPGIIFGLLATITAF, encoded by the coding sequence ATGAGCGAAAAAAATCTACAAATTTTAGGCTGGATCGGCACATGCCTATCAGTTGTTATGTACTTTTCATACATCCCACAAATAATGGGCAACCTTGACGGCAACAAAACGCCTTTTATACAGCCACTAGCAGCCGCACTAAACTGCACAATCTGGACAAGCTACGGCCTATTAAAAGCTAAAAAAGACTATCCACTTTCTGCTGCAAACTTTCCAGGCATAATCTTTGGTCTTTTGGCAACTATAACAGCGTTTTAA